TAACAAGTAGGCTTAGAAGTGCTAGCACACCACCACTAAAAAACAAAATCCGCCAGCCAAAATCCTGCATTTGGGATTCCTCCAAAAACAAAAACAAAAAGCTAATGCTAGCCACTGCTAAAAGTTGTCCGCCGATTAGGGTTAGGTATTGAAATGATGAGTAAAATCCCCTCTTGCCTTTGGGGGCGACTTCGCTAAGATAAGCTGCAGCTATGCCATACTCCCCACCCACGGCCACACCTTGCAAAAGTCTAGCTAGCAGAAGTAGCAAAATCGCCACATCACCGATAGTGTGTTTATCAGGCAAAAAGGCAATGCTAAAAGAGCCCAGTGCCATAAACACGATAGAAACTACCATAGAGCTTTTTCGCCCGACTTTATCGGCAATCGAGCCAAATATCACGCTCCCCACAGGCAGCATCAAAAATCCCGCTGCAAACACGCCAAATACCGAGATTTGCTGAATGAGTGGCGAGGTGGCGTTTGAGAAATTGTGCGCGAAATACACCGCAGCAAAGCCATAAATGTAGAAGTCAAACCACTCTACGAGATTGCCACTGCTTGCGGCGATAACGCTTGAGATTCGCTTAGAATCGCTTAAGTTTGCGTTTATCTCGTTTTTGTCGTGCTCGTGTTTGTGATGTTTGCTATTCTTTTTTGAGTGCATTACTGCTCCTTATTTAGATTTTTATAGATTCTTTTGCGTAGAATCATTTTAAGGTTTTAGGGCTATCTAGCTTAGCTTGTTGATTTTGGCACTGATTTAGGGGGCTAGTCTAGCTCACGCTTTTTGGGGATAAGTGCGACACATACAAGCGATATAAACGCAAACACCCCAAAATACACAAAAAATCCTTGCTCGATTCCGTGTGATTTGAACTGCAAAGCGACATAGTTCACACTTCCGCCAAAAATCCCCACACTTATCATCGCGCCTAGCCCTGCACCAAGTGCGCGGATATGTGGTGGGAAAAGCGCGGTTTTAGAAATGCCAGCCACTGCTGTGTAAAAGCTAAGCATAAAGCACATAAAGCTAGCTATGCCAAATAGCACCAAATAGTCTTTGGTGCTTCCAAGCAGCAAAAATAGCGGGTAGATTCCCACTATGCAAAATCCTAGATAAATGCTAAGCGAGGTTTTAAACCCGATTTTGTCGCTTATGTAGCCCACAAGCGGTATCGCCACGCATAGCACGCAAAGCGCGCCTAGCATAATGTTGTTTGCCACAAAAGCGTCTATGCCGTTATTTATCATAAAGATTTTGGGATATACCGTTATGGTATAAAATCCTATCGTGCATCCAGCAGTAGTGCCAACTACTAGGGCTAAGCCTTTCCACGATTTAAAAAGTGCGCTTAGGCTACCTCTATCGCTATATGTCCCCAAAACCTTGTGAGAATCATCGCGCATAAATCCACGAAAGATAAGGCTACCTAGTGCTAGCACGCCACCAGCTAAAAACAAAATCCGCCAGCCAAAATCTTGCATTTGGGATTCCTCCAAAAACAAAAACAAAAAGCTAATGCTAGCCACTGCTAGAAGCTGCCCACCGATTATGGTGGCGTATTGGAATGATGAGTAAAAACTGCGCTTGCCACTAGGGGCTATCTCGCTAAGATATGCTGCCACTATGCCAAACTCCCCACCCACAGCTACGCCTTGAATAAGCCTAGCAAGCAGAAGCAATATGATAGCTGTGTCGCCTATGGAGGATTTATCGGGCAATAGCGCAATAGCAAATGAGCCAAATGCCATACACAAGATAGATACTATCATCGCTTTTTTGCGAGAATCTCTATCGGCTATGCGCCCAAAGATGATACTCCCCACAGGTAGCATCAAAAACCCCGCCGCAAACACGCCAAAGACTTCGATTTGTGCTAGCAAGGGCGAGGTGGCGTTTGAGAAATTGTGCGCGAAATACACCGCAGCAAAGCCATAAATGTAGAAATCAAACCATTCAATGAGATTTCCACTGCTTGCTGCTACTATGCTTGGGATATGGATAGATTTTGTTTGCATTGTGATTCCTTAAATGACACGATGAATAAATGCAAACTTTTCCAAAATCCATAAGACTAAATGCGTAAAACTCAACTAAACCAAAGGAAACACTTTTTTGGCAATCATTTCTAGCTCTTCTCTCACATTAGCACATTGCACGATTAGGAGGTTTAGCCCTGCTTTGTGGTATTCGCGGATTTTCTCTGCTACTTGCTCGGGCGTGCCGATGAGATTGGAGCGAAGTCCGCGATTTGATACGCTGTATTCTTGCTTGGTGATTTCTAAGTCAAGCTGTGAATTGCCCGTAAAATCGCTATATGAGCTTGCATAATCCTCATAATTTTTGATTGTGGTTATGCGCTTTAGCTCATCTTGGGCTTCTTTCTCTGTGTCGCGCACGATGATATAAGTCGCCATTCCAAACGCGCTAAAAGGTGGTTTGCCAGCCTTTGCTCTGCGCTCTTTCATATCGTTGATTTTTTCCCACACTTCTTCTACCGTGCCCCCGTGCATTAGATACCTATCGGCAAATTGTGCTATGGTAGCTCGCCCTACATCGCTCTCTCCTCCCGCATACACAAGTGGCATTTTGGTAGGTTTTGGCTCGTTGTATGAGTTTTCAAAGTTGTAATACTTGCCTTTGTGTGTGAAAGGTGTCTCACTCCAAAATCCGCGCAAAACATCGGTGTATTCTTTGACAAGAGCATATCTGTCATCGTGCCCATCGAAGTTTATGCCATACTGCCTTGCTTCCTCTTCCCACCACGCACTTACCATATTTACACTGAAGCGATTCCCGCTTATTTGTGCGATAGTGGCGATTTGCTTAGCGGTTAGTGCGACTTGGTGGTATTGTGGGCGAAGTGCTGCTAGGACTTCGATTTTTTTGGTTATAGCAGCTAGCCCATTTGCTATCGCCCACGCATCAAGCACAGGGGCTTTTTCGCCTTTTATGTCATTTAGGTAGAGTTCAGGCACGAGCGTTAGCACATAGCCTAGCTCCTCTGCGTTTAGTGCCAAGTCTTTTATGTATTCCCAACTGCACTTTGTAGTGTCATCATCGACATTTCGTAGCCAGCTTCCCCATACAGGTGTCCAATATCCAAACTTCATTTTCATTTTGTCTCCTTTTTTTGGTTTTTGTGTTTTTAGATTTTGCTTTTTGCGAGATTTAAGCTGTTTGCTTAGAGCTGATTTTTTGTAGTTGCTCGCTCAAAAATTCTACGATTCTATCGCTTGCAGCTTGTTTGCCCTGCGCTCTAAGCGTTTCCTCTACGGCTTTATTGTAGTTGGTGTTGGTATTTATGTCATACACCACTACTTCGCCCTCGCCTCTCTCATTTTCTTGTGTTTCTATGAATTCCACACCTGCGACTTCGATTTTGTGTAGCTTTAGGAACTCTTCTAGCTGCTTTACAAGTGGCGTATCCTCGCTAATGTCTTTGCGCAGGCTAAATTTGCTCGCACCACCACCGCTTATATCACACGCTGCGCCTGCTAGCTCTGGGACAACCTCGCTTGTGGATTTTGCGTCCTCTATCGCACACGCATCAGCTGGGCATAGCTTAAACGCTCCTCCACTTGTATCTACGCGTACTGCATAGTGAAATCTACCACCGATAAACTCAAGCCTAGTGATAAATAGCTCCTTAGAGCGGACATACTCTTGCAGTAGCGTAACGCCATCGATTGGTGCTTCAAACTCGCTAGATTGAACATAGTCGGCAAACTCCTCATAGCTATCAAATCGCCGAACTCCTAGCCCTTTGCCACCTTGATTGTGCTTGGTGATAAAGGGGGCTTTTAGGCTCTTGGCTTGCTCTAGCAAAGTAGCTTTGCCAAATACAGCTATGGTCTTTGGCGTGCGAAATCCTGCTTGAGATAGTGAGAGGTATTGTCGCACTTTGCTTACTTCTAGCTCTAGCACGGAGCTAGGGTTTATCACACGGCGATTGTGAGACTCTAGCCACGAAAGAATAGAGCGTCCGTATTCTTTAGAAAAAGCATTATCACGCGTATGGCTTGAAGCACTAATCCTACTCCAAAACACACCTTGTGGTGGCTCTCTATCTATATCTATGCTTCCTTGTGTGAGGATAATCTCGCCAAAGTCTACCCCTGCACGATTAAAAGCCTCTCTAAATGGCGGAATCCACTCGGGATTTTCGTGCAAGATATAAATCCCTTTTTGTAAGTCATTATATGACATAATCTACCTCCTTTTTTGCCTTACTTCTACCTGTGCCCGTGTAGTCATCTATGCTAGATTTTGGTCCTCCTACGCGGTATTGCGAAGCGATATGACTAGAATCTAGTCTATCTCCCTTGCCAAAAAGCTTGTGCCTTAGACTTCCTTGAGTGTATTCTTGCTTGTATGCACCTCTTTTTTGTAGCTCGGGCACGACAAATTCTACTACATCTTGGATAGTTCCGGGGGTAGTGGCATAGGCGAGATTGAATCCATCTGCATCGCTATAAGCGATAAATTCTTGCAAAATATCAGCGACTTTTTGTGGGCTACCGATGATTTTTGGTCCTTGGCAGCCTATGCCTGTTAGCTTGATTAAATCACGCAAAGTCCAAGTTTTGCCCTCATCTGTGGTGGAGTTTGAGAGAGCTTCGACTTGAGCGACTATGGCATTTGATTTGATATTGCTTAGTGGGTCATCTAGCTCATACCTACTCAAATCCACTCCTAGCCAACCAGAATTGATTACCAAAGAGCCCTCTGTGCTTGCGTATTTTAGCAAGTCTTTGTATTTAGCTTGGGCTAACTCTTCGGTTTTGTCTGTGATTACGGTTGCTAGTAGGTAGATTTTGGCACTATATGGGTCGCGTCCTGCTTGGATAAGCGCGTCTCGCACTTGCTTAACGGCGATTTTTGCGTATTCTTTTGTCGGTGGCGCGATAAATATACCCTCTGCGTGCGTGGCTGCAAACTTGCGTCCTCTAGGGGAGTTGCCCGCTTGGAATAGCACAGGTGTGCGCTGAATGCTAGGCTCACAGATATGAATACCCGGGACATTGAAATATTTGCCGTGATGTCCTATGTGGTGGATTTTGCTAGGATTGGCAAAATCGCCCGTCTCTCTATCTAAAATCACCGCATCATCTTCCCAGCTTCCCTCTAGTAGCTTATAAATCACTTCCATATACTCATCAGCTACTTCATATCGCTCATCGTGAGGTAGCTCGCTCTCTCCCATATTTTTGTTTGCACTTGGGAGGTAGCCTGTTACGATATTCCAGCCTACGCGTCCTTTTGTGAGGTGGTCTAGTGTGCTAAGCCTCCTAGCAAAAGGAAATGGATGCTCAAAAGGCACACCAGAAGTGATGCCAAAGCCTATATGCTTGGTAGCTGCTGCACTTACTGCGGCTAGCTGCACAGGGTCATTTACAGGCACTTGCAGAGCCGTTTTTAGCGCACCAAAATCATTGCCACCATAGATGTCATACACACCGATAACATCAGCGATAAACACCGCGTCAAAGAGCCCTTTTTCGGCGTTTTGAGCGATAGTCTGCCAATACTCTATATCTTTGTAGCG
This genomic stretch from Helicobacter macacae MIT 99-5501 harbors:
- a CDS encoding LLM class flavin-dependent oxidoreductase, producing the protein MKMKFGYWTPVWGSWLRNVDDDTTKCSWEYIKDLALNAEELGYVLTLVPELYLNDIKGEKAPVLDAWAIANGLAAITKKIEVLAALRPQYHQVALTAKQIATIAQISGNRFSVNMVSAWWEEEARQYGINFDGHDDRYALVKEYTDVLRGFWSETPFTHKGKYYNFENSYNEPKPTKMPLVYAGGESDVGRATIAQFADRYLMHGGTVEEVWEKINDMKERRAKAGKPPFSAFGMATYIIVRDTEKEAQDELKRITTIKNYEDYASSYSDFTGNSQLDLEITKQEYSVSNRGLRSNLIGTPEQVAEKIREYHKAGLNLLIVQCANVREELEMIAKKVFPLV
- a CDS encoding ATP-grasp domain-containing protein, whose translation is MSYNDLQKGIYILHENPEWIPPFREAFNRAGVDFGEIILTQGSIDIDREPPQGVFWSRISASSHTRDNAFSKEYGRSILSWLESHNRRVINPSSVLELEVSKVRQYLSLSQAGFRTPKTIAVFGKATLLEQAKSLKAPFITKHNQGGKGLGVRRFDSYEEFADYVQSSEFEAPIDGVTLLQEYVRSKELFITRLEFIGGRFHYAVRVDTSGGAFKLCPADACAIEDAKSTSEVVPELAGAACDISGGGASKFSLRKDISEDTPLVKQLEEFLKLHKIEVAGVEFIETQENERGEGEVVVYDINTNTNYNKAVEETLRAQGKQAASDRIVEFLSEQLQKISSKQTA
- a CDS encoding LLM class flavin-dependent oxidoreductase; translated protein: MSKTPKQISFNAFEMNCISHLSPGLWRYPNDQALRYKDIEYWQTIAQNAEKGLFDAVFIADVIGVYDIYGGNDFGALKTALQVPVNDPVQLAAVSAAATKHIGFGITSGVPFEHPFPFARRLSTLDHLTKGRVGWNIVTGYLPSANKNMGESELPHDERYEVADEYMEVIYKLLEGSWEDDAVILDRETGDFANPSKIHHIGHHGKYFNVPGIHICEPSIQRTPVLFQAGNSPRGRKFAATHAEGIFIAPPTKEYAKIAVKQVRDALIQAGRDPYSAKIYLLATVITDKTEELAQAKYKDLLKYASTEGSLVINSGWLGVDLSRYELDDPLSNIKSNAIVAQVEALSNSTTDEGKTWTLRDLIKLTGIGCQGPKIIGSPQKVADILQEFIAYSDADGFNLAYATTPGTIQDVVEFVVPELQKRGAYKQEYTQGSLRHKLFGKGDRLDSSHIASQYRVGGPKSSIDDYTGTGRSKAKKEVDYVI
- a CDS encoding MFS transporter; protein product: MQTKSIHIPSIVAASSGNLIEWFDFYIYGFAAVYFAHNFSNATSPLLAQIEVFGVFAAGFLMLPVGSIIFGRIADRDSRKKAMIVSILCMAFGSFAIALLPDKSSIGDTAIILLLLARLIQGVAVGGEFGIVAAYLSEIAPSGKRSFYSSFQYATIIGGQLLAVASISFLFLFLEESQMQDFGWRILFLAGGVLALGSLIFRGFMRDDSHKVLGTYSDRGSLSALFKSWKGLALVVGTTAGCTIGFYTITVYPKIFMINNGIDAFVANNIMLGALCVLCVAIPLVGYISDKIGFKTSLSIYLGFCIVGIYPLFLLLGSTKDYLVLFGIASFMCFMLSFYTAVAGISKTALFPPHIRALGAGLGAMISVGIFGGSVNYVALQFKSHGIEQGFFVYFGVFAFISLVCVALIPKKRELD
- a CDS encoding MFS transporter, which encodes MHSKKNSKHHKHEHDKNEINANLSDSKRISSVIAASSGNLVEWFDFYIYGFAAVYFAHNFSNATSPLIQQISVFGVFAAGFLMLPVGSVIFGSIADKVGRKSSMVVSIVFMALGSFSIAFLPDKHTIGDVAILLLLLARLLQGVAVGGEYGIAAAYLSEVAPKGKRGFYSSFQYLTLIGGQLLAVASISFLFLFLEESQMQDFGWRILFFSGGVLALLSLLVRTFMSDDSSEKLKKYEDRGSFKALRKSWKSVALVLGITAGCSPAYYIITVYSKVYMINNGIDAHIANNIMLGALCVLFVVVPFMGALSDKIGLKVSLLIFCVFAFFGVYPLFWLMKGVSDPLILFAIVGFMCFMLGFYSAVAGIFKTTLFPPQVRALGTGISYTIGAAAFGGSANYVALQFKASGIEEGFFVYFGVLMAVAIICVVLIPKKRELD